One stretch of Dokdonia sp. Hel_I_53 DNA includes these proteins:
- a CDS encoding BamA/TamA family outer membrane protein has translation MQLKKTSYYLILILIIGISTSCSVEKFIPEGERLYTGGEVVIESDTTIINVSQLNDELESVLRPSPNSKILGMYPGLYVHYKSQREKPGFINRFLNKKIGEEPVYQSDVAEYEVEDLLRNRLENRGFFYSVASSRFRESENSPTASITYTVQIPEPYRMQTYQLDTLSPPIYREMISSIKKTQFEKGMRYDLSNLKLERDRIDYNLKRKGYYNFNPSFLIFEVDTNQYKNKRFDLYLKVKKGVPKKVIVPYKIKEINVYPDYDLSDTLVSRQIRYDSLNFIQDEVYFKPKYLARYITLKEGALYNPDTSRNTARRLSTIGAYKFVNIQYEEIDSLRNDSLGILKANIYLSPLNKRAVRAELQAVTKSNNFAGPGLALTYTNRNLFKGGEILNITGAAGYEVQLGGGESLSSIELGLSGELIFPRLLFPVKINEDFFKYNIPKTVTALGVDYLNRSKLYTLLSGNAGFGYSWDSNKFVTHRFNPISISYTRLSNTTSEFETILRENTFLKRSFQKQFIAGSTYNFTYNGMVNSNSTHQFFLNAGFEIAGNTVSLFGKDVESSEDDIITDAGQTNGKAFLGLEYAQFAKLDVDARYHFNFGRNKDQKIATRLFAGYGYAYGNSDILPFVKQYYAGGPYSVRAFRIRSLGPGTSDGGDTQNTFFDQIGNLRLEANAEYRFPIFGFVKGAFFVDAGNIWNSEDNPELDGDEFTSSFMSELGIGGGFGLRVDVQGFVIRFDLAAPFHDPSLEEGERWDFKIDEPLLNFAIGYPF, from the coding sequence GTGCAGTTAAAAAAAACATCATATTATCTCATACTAATTCTCATAATTGGAATTTCTACCTCTTGTAGCGTGGAAAAATTTATTCCTGAAGGGGAACGACTCTATACAGGGGGTGAAGTTGTAATTGAGTCTGATACTACCATCATAAATGTAAGTCAGCTCAATGATGAACTGGAATCTGTACTACGGCCATCTCCTAACTCCAAGATATTGGGGATGTATCCAGGACTGTACGTTCATTACAAGTCTCAGCGTGAGAAACCAGGATTCATCAATAGATTTTTAAATAAGAAAATAGGTGAGGAGCCGGTCTATCAATCAGATGTAGCTGAGTATGAAGTAGAAGATTTACTTCGTAATAGACTTGAAAACCGAGGATTTTTTTATAGTGTAGCAAGTTCTCGCTTTCGCGAAAGCGAAAATAGCCCTACAGCTTCCATAACCTATACAGTTCAGATCCCGGAGCCCTATCGCATGCAGACGTATCAACTAGACACATTGTCGCCTCCTATCTATCGAGAGATGATAAGCTCAATTAAAAAGACTCAATTTGAGAAAGGGATGCGCTATGATCTTTCTAACTTAAAACTAGAAAGAGATCGTATAGATTATAACCTAAAACGTAAGGGCTACTACAATTTTAATCCTTCGTTTCTAATATTTGAAGTAGATACAAATCAATATAAAAATAAACGCTTTGATTTATATTTAAAGGTAAAAAAAGGTGTTCCCAAGAAGGTGATTGTTCCTTATAAGATTAAGGAAATCAATGTGTATCCTGATTACGATCTCTCTGATACCTTAGTTAGCCGCCAGATACGATATGACAGTCTCAATTTTATACAGGATGAAGTCTACTTCAAACCAAAATATTTAGCACGATATATCACATTAAAAGAAGGAGCGCTTTATAATCCAGATACCTCCCGTAACACAGCTAGAAGACTTTCTACTATAGGTGCTTATAAATTTGTAAACATCCAGTATGAAGAAATAGACAGTCTACGCAATGATAGTTTAGGTATACTTAAAGCAAATATTTATTTATCTCCATTAAATAAAAGAGCTGTTAGAGCTGAATTACAAGCGGTCACAAAGTCAAATAATTTTGCTGGTCCTGGTCTAGCATTAACCTATACCAATCGCAATCTTTTTAAGGGAGGAGAAATTTTAAATATAACAGGAGCTGCTGGGTATGAGGTGCAACTTGGTGGTGGGGAGAGTCTAAGTAGTATCGAACTAGGACTTTCTGGAGAACTCATTTTTCCAAGGCTGCTTTTTCCTGTTAAAATAAATGAGGATTTTTTTAAGTATAATATACCTAAAACAGTTACCGCTTTAGGAGTAGATTATTTAAATCGTAGTAAACTATACACTTTATTATCTGGAAATGCAGGTTTTGGATACAGTTGGGATTCAAACAAATTTGTAACACATCGATTTAACCCAATTTCTATAAGCTATACACGATTATCTAATACTACGAGTGAATTTGAAACTATATTACGAGAAAATACATTTCTCAAAAGAAGTTTTCAAAAGCAATTTATCGCGGGTAGTACTTATAATTTCACCTATAACGGAATGGTGAACTCAAATTCGACACATCAATTTTTCTTAAATGCAGGATTTGAAATTGCTGGTAATACCGTAAGCCTCTTTGGAAAAGATGTGGAGTCATCTGAAGATGATATAATAACAGATGCTGGTCAAACAAACGGCAAAGCTTTTTTAGGACTCGAATATGCTCAATTTGCAAAACTGGATGTCGATGCTAGGTATCATTTTAATTTTGGCCGAAACAAAGATCAAAAAATTGCAACTAGACTATTTGCGGGGTATGGATATGCCTATGGGAATTCAGATATTTTACCTTTTGTAAAACAATACTATGCAGGGGGTCCTTATAGTGTGAGAGCATTTAGAATACGCTCTTTAGGCCCTGGAACTTCAGATGGTGGTGATACTCAAAATACATTTTTTGATCAAATAGGGAATTTACGTTTAGAAGCAAATGCAGAGTATCGCTTCCCAATTTTTGGTTTTGTAAAGGGTGCTTTCTTTGTAGATGCTGGGAATATTTGGAATAGCGAAGATAATCCAGAACTAGATGGCGATGAATTTACCTCCAGTTTTATGAGTGAATTGGGTATAGGTGGAGGTTTTGGCCTACGGGTAGATGTACAAGGTTTTGTGATCCGTTTTGATTTGGCTGCTCCTTTTCATGATCCTTCGTTAGAAGAAGGTGAGCGTTGGGATTTTAAAATTGATGAACCTTTATTAAATTTTGCTATCGGTTATCCTTTCTAG
- a CDS encoding zinc-binding dehydrogenase: MNYNTTSNMKAALKEACPNGIDVYYDNVGGETAEAVMYLINKNARIINCGAISMYNDKKMPQLDAVQPFLVRKSALMQGFIVSNYQDEFGKGMQQLGQWLKEGKLTYKQTIVEGFENIPQAFLDLFTGENVGKMIVKV; the protein is encoded by the coding sequence ATTAATTACAACACTACATCAAATATGAAAGCAGCACTTAAAGAAGCCTGTCCTAACGGAATAGATGTGTATTATGACAATGTAGGAGGAGAAACTGCAGAGGCTGTGATGTATTTAATTAATAAAAATGCACGTATAATTAATTGCGGAGCTATTTCCATGTATAATGATAAGAAAATGCCTCAATTAGATGCCGTACAACCTTTTCTAGTACGTAAAAGTGCGTTAATGCAAGGGTTTATAGTATCTAATTATCAAGATGAATTTGGTAAAGGTATGCAGCAATTAGGACAATGGTTAAAGGAAGGTAAACTTACTTATAAACAAACCATAGTAGAGGGTTTTGAAAACATCCCTCAAGCGTTCTTAGATTTATTTACGGGTGAAAATGTGGGTAAAATGATTGTAAAAGTATAA
- a CDS encoding ATP-dependent helicase, which produces MELIPIFEVKITAIILENYNTKQREAIEFSGKHLLLLAGAGTGKTKTIVGRAEFLINSGVPADQIQILTFTKRAANEIVERVKAGLSDYDTRALNGSTFHSWCNQLITKFPNLFGAANYTVIDPDDQLSLMKMACGTANEEYGKVRIKPQQILDVFSFARNTRSNLTDTIRKILFKGKDDPQTTEEIATLRPQLEHLIKEYQTQKKRQQYLDYDDLLLVVANRLNKDEAARKLLSGVYQHILIDEMQDTNPLQWYLLKPFEYICSLFCVGDDAQSIYSFRGADFKNVHLFKERVADAEVKVLDKNYRSTQEILDVSNWLLESSPIQYNKKLIASRGVGNKPIIVNVDNQFQEANYIATKILEAFTEGGNSFSDFLILSRSQYYTRPLQAVFLQKKIPYQTFGGRKFLEAAHIKDVVAVMRVINNPLDEIAWMRFFTFIHGIGPVKATSYMTEVMRLDPEDIEAGGLTTIIPGKEGEQAAAYYNAIASNKGKVKQAVHELYKLMEFELAMKYSKDWIEKRKPDFPVLEMLAENYSTLGEFISEGILDNATNVGGSHTLESSKLLTAERKDHVTISTVHSAKGLEADICFVLNVSPKVYPSAYSLGNIEETEEDRRVLYVALTRAKNTLFITRSTESINAFHQPLNSGNDEAINESAYFLEAIPEQLVEQTFPKGNFSAVKDAQKENEIDLDLGMDFS; this is translated from the coding sequence ATGGAATTAATTCCTATATTTGAAGTAAAAATTACCGCTATAATTTTGGAGAATTACAACACAAAACAACGGGAGGCGATTGAGTTTTCTGGAAAGCACTTATTGCTTCTTGCTGGAGCAGGTACTGGGAAAACAAAAACTATTGTAGGCAGAGCGGAATTTTTAATTAACTCTGGAGTTCCCGCAGATCAAATCCAAATTTTAACCTTCACCAAGAGAGCTGCAAATGAAATTGTGGAGCGTGTAAAAGCGGGCTTGTCAGATTATGATACACGTGCGCTTAACGGAAGTACCTTTCACAGTTGGTGTAATCAGTTAATAACCAAATTCCCAAATCTCTTTGGTGCCGCAAACTATACGGTTATTGATCCTGATGATCAACTGAGTTTAATGAAGATGGCCTGCGGAACAGCCAATGAGGAATACGGTAAGGTGCGGATAAAGCCACAGCAGATTCTAGATGTATTTTCATTTGCGAGAAATACGCGATCAAACCTAACGGATACCATTCGAAAAATACTTTTTAAGGGCAAAGATGATCCTCAAACTACGGAGGAAATTGCCACATTGAGACCACAGCTAGAACACTTAATTAAAGAATACCAAACACAGAAAAAAAGACAGCAGTACTTAGATTATGATGATTTACTCTTAGTTGTAGCCAATAGGCTTAACAAAGATGAAGCTGCAAGAAAGTTGCTCTCTGGTGTTTACCAGCACATTCTTATAGATGAGATGCAGGATACGAACCCATTACAATGGTATCTCCTTAAACCATTTGAATATATTTGTAGTTTGTTCTGTGTAGGTGATGATGCGCAGTCTATTTATAGTTTTAGGGGTGCAGATTTTAAAAACGTGCATCTTTTTAAAGAACGGGTAGCAGATGCAGAAGTAAAGGTGTTAGATAAAAATTATAGATCAACTCAAGAAATTCTAGATGTTTCCAATTGGCTATTAGAGTCATCTCCCATCCAGTACAATAAAAAATTAATCGCCAGTCGTGGTGTAGGAAACAAACCCATCATCGTCAATGTGGATAACCAGTTCCAAGAAGCAAACTATATAGCCACGAAAATTCTTGAAGCATTTACAGAGGGTGGAAACTCATTTTCAGATTTTTTAATTCTAAGCAGATCACAGTATTATACAAGACCATTGCAGGCTGTTTTTTTACAGAAAAAGATTCCCTATCAAACTTTTGGCGGTAGAAAATTTTTAGAAGCAGCGCATATTAAAGATGTAGTAGCTGTGATGCGGGTTATCAATAATCCTTTAGATGAAATTGCTTGGATGCGCTTCTTTACATTTATTCATGGTATAGGACCGGTAAAAGCTACAAGTTATATGACAGAGGTCATGCGACTTGATCCAGAAGATATTGAAGCTGGCGGGTTGACTACAATCATACCTGGAAAAGAAGGAGAACAAGCAGCAGCTTATTACAATGCGATAGCTTCTAATAAAGGAAAGGTAAAGCAAGCTGTGCACGAGCTTTATAAATTGATGGAGTTTGAACTTGCAATGAAATACAGTAAAGATTGGATTGAAAAGCGCAAGCCAGATTTCCCCGTATTAGAAATGCTCGCTGAAAATTATAGCACCCTTGGAGAGTTTATCTCTGAGGGGATATTAGATAATGCTACAAATGTAGGTGGAAGTCATACCCTAGAGAGTTCTAAGTTACTCACCGCCGAGCGAAAAGATCATGTCACCATATCTACGGTACACTCGGCAAAAGGTCTAGAAGCTGATATTTGCTTTGTACTTAATGTTTCCCCAAAAGTATATCCATCTGCTTATAGTTTAGGGAATATAGAAGAAACAGAAGAAGACAGACGCGTTTTGTATGTTGCACTAACAAGGGCAAAAAACACCCTTTTCATCACAAGATCTACAGAATCTATAAATGCATTTCATCAGCCTTTGAATTCAGGTAATGATGAGGCAATAAATGAAAGTGCGTATTTCTTAGAAGCAATACCAGAGCAACTTGTGGAGCAAACGTTTCCAAAAGGTAATTTTTCTGCTGTAAAAGATGCCCAAAAGGAAAATGAAATTGACCTCGATTTAGGAATGGATTTTTCATAG
- a CDS encoding NAD(P)/FAD-dependent oxidoreductase codes for MSKQNPKIHIIGAGISGLIAAKVLEDKGYKPTIIEASDRVGGRVKTDIVEGYQLDHGFQVLLEAYPLAKKYLDYEKLELQKFLPGAKIFKNRKSQILGDPTRSLKLAFPTLRSSVGTIGDKFKILKLAKDLKKKSISEIFESPELTTIEYLRERGFSVQMNSEFFKPFFAGIFLEPELSTSSRMFEFVYKMFGEGMATLPKAGMESIPKQLKDSLKQTQFLFDTKVTSIVDTKITLDNGTDLETDYTIIATAPSPMVPNLRGQGLSWKSCDTLYFEVDAPKDSKPLISLVADENALINNLFYLNTLDVAQKGKKELLSVTVVKDHDLSDQGLIATIKAELSTYCNIVGAQFLKHYSIKKALPKLDNLKNDCHPSEMQLTSRVFVAGDHTLNTSLNAAMQSGERAAEAVIEKTEGLLK; via the coding sequence ATGAGTAAGCAAAACCCAAAAATCCACATTATAGGCGCTGGTATAAGCGGTCTTATTGCCGCAAAAGTACTTGAAGATAAAGGGTATAAACCCACAATCATAGAAGCAAGCGATCGAGTAGGAGGTAGAGTAAAAACTGATATTGTTGAAGGCTACCAATTAGATCATGGGTTTCAAGTATTGTTAGAGGCTTATCCATTAGCCAAAAAGTATTTAGACTATGAAAAATTAGAACTTCAAAAGTTTTTACCTGGAGCCAAAATTTTTAAGAATAGAAAATCACAAATTCTTGGTGATCCCACGCGTAGTCTTAAATTAGCCTTCCCTACGTTACGTTCATCTGTTGGTACTATTGGTGATAAGTTTAAAATATTAAAGCTAGCAAAAGATTTAAAAAAGAAGTCAATTTCAGAAATTTTTGAATCACCAGAACTGACTACCATAGAATATCTGAGAGAAAGAGGATTTAGTGTGCAAATGAACAGTGAATTCTTTAAACCATTCTTTGCTGGCATCTTTTTAGAGCCAGAATTATCTACCTCTAGCAGAATGTTTGAGTTTGTATATAAAATGTTTGGAGAAGGTATGGCTACTCTTCCTAAAGCCGGTATGGAATCAATTCCAAAACAATTAAAAGATTCTTTAAAACAAACTCAATTTTTATTTGACACGAAAGTCACTTCCATAGTTGATACTAAAATCACATTGGACAATGGAACGGACTTAGAAACAGACTACACAATAATTGCAACAGCACCTAGCCCGATGGTTCCTAATTTAAGAGGACAAGGACTATCTTGGAAGTCTTGTGATACACTATATTTTGAAGTTGATGCCCCTAAAGACTCTAAACCACTCATTAGTCTAGTGGCAGATGAAAATGCACTTATTAATAACCTTTTTTATCTTAACACTTTAGACGTTGCACAAAAAGGCAAGAAAGAGCTACTTTCTGTAACTGTGGTCAAAGACCATGACTTAAGCGATCAAGGACTTATTGCCACTATAAAAGCAGAGCTGAGTACCTACTGTAATATTGTAGGAGCCCAATTTTTAAAGCATTACAGCATTAAAAAAGCGCTTCCAAAGTTAGATAACTTAAAGAATGACTGTCACCCATCAGAAATGCAACTTACAAGTCGTGTTTTTGTAGCCGGTGATCACACATTAAATACTTCACTTAATGCAGCCATGCAATCTGGTGAACGTGCCGCAGAAGCTGTTATTGAAAAAACTGAAGGACTTTTGAAATAA
- a CDS encoding GIY-YIG nuclease family protein, with protein sequence MHTKVYIDLLGSSNNLKISSIVALSLTIVDSSENVTTHNYIFKPLNVLTTAQELKTGYSNGALRKHPPFIEKAEEILAHSISSELHFYDMQAERLWRKVLREIGYPMYKSDTVLEKQLKVLKSDLYGLTLPELALAFNFEGTINSKGHNSLPLYHCYENIGYSAFAKAKKEKSPSNDQQLPSSPGVYYFTNADGEIIYVGKAINIRKRVKSHFSSKLSFEKELCNATDKVTYEETGNELIALLKESQEIYALQPKYNTQQTEDINPWVIVKKVDAKGVVRLKPEEKSYDDFEHRITFNRASVLQKLKLLQVLHSLCPRFIGVERIAGSCSNPKCLGVCRGEEDLDQYNARAEKAFQELNEKVASYYLRLKGRHTGESAFILVKDNLYCGYGFIENHEVISSIEDLEAFLIKQPHTYYSSRSILNYLGKRGVEKVNFKF encoded by the coding sequence ATGCACACTAAAGTCTATATAGATCTTCTAGGCAGCTCAAATAATTTGAAGATATCCAGTATTGTCGCACTATCCTTAACTATTGTGGATAGCTCAGAAAATGTAACCACCCACAACTATATTTTCAAACCACTCAACGTGCTTACTACAGCCCAAGAACTCAAAACTGGCTATTCAAATGGAGCACTAAGAAAGCACCCTCCATTTATTGAGAAAGCAGAAGAAATACTAGCGCATAGTATTTCTAGTGAGCTACACTTTTATGATATGCAAGCAGAAAGATTGTGGCGAAAAGTACTTCGGGAGATTGGCTATCCTATGTATAAAAGCGATACAGTACTGGAGAAGCAATTAAAGGTTTTGAAGTCTGATTTATACGGCCTTACACTACCCGAGTTGGCTTTGGCATTTAATTTTGAAGGAACTATCAATTCCAAGGGTCACAATTCATTACCGCTTTATCATTGCTATGAGAATATTGGGTATTCCGCTTTCGCGAAAGCAAAAAAAGAAAAATCACCTAGTAACGACCAACAACTACCCTCATCTCCTGGAGTGTACTATTTCACTAACGCTGACGGAGAAATCATTTATGTGGGAAAAGCCATCAATATTAGAAAACGCGTAAAGTCTCACTTCTCAAGCAAGCTATCTTTTGAGAAAGAGTTATGCAATGCTACCGATAAAGTGACCTATGAAGAGACCGGAAACGAATTAATTGCGCTACTAAAAGAGTCTCAAGAGATCTATGCCTTGCAGCCTAAATATAATACCCAGCAGACGGAGGACATCAATCCTTGGGTGATTGTAAAGAAGGTAGATGCAAAAGGTGTTGTGCGATTAAAGCCAGAAGAAAAATCTTATGATGATTTTGAACACCGCATTACGTTTAACCGAGCTTCTGTATTGCAAAAATTAAAACTCTTGCAAGTGCTGCATAGCCTATGCCCACGATTTATAGGTGTAGAACGTATAGCAGGGAGTTGTTCCAATCCTAAATGTCTAGGTGTTTGTCGGGGTGAAGAAGACCTAGACCAATACAACGCCAGGGCTGAAAAAGCATTTCAAGAATTGAATGAAAAGGTAGCATCGTATTACCTAAGACTAAAAGGCCGACATACAGGTGAAAGCGCGTTTATTCTTGTTAAAGATAATTTGTATTGTGGTTATGGCTTTATAGAAAACCACGAGGTCATTAGTTCTATTGAGGATTTAGAAGCTTTTCTAATTAAACAACCACATACTTATTATAGTAGTAGAAGTATTTTAAATTACTTAGGCAAACGTGGTGTGGAGAAGGTTAATTTTAAATTTTGA
- a CDS encoding NADase-type glycan-binding domain-containing protein: MKLHITLITMILTTNLFCQELKTIIPIEGETFDFGIEVQNDWKKRDQLLEDLANEKKSWDNLTEEENELFEKYDETYESMWDVEGGGCSWYCGAGEYSVTTSSELSSNGKLDYKAKNLTDFSYQTAWVEGKKGYGIGEFINFSFAPTHPRVTTIIFANGYVKSEKAWKDNSRVHKLKMLINNEPYAIIELKDIYSKQIIELEKPLGNSDRKDFDKLKEKDNWNIKFEILSIYKGDKYDDTAISEIYFDGLDVHCLAKGTLITMSDRTLKKIEDLKVGDEILSYNKETGEYESSIIKELASQIHKDLINIEFSNGIQLTCTKDHPFLAKNLSWTSMNPKKTERDYEINDVIQLKVRTKVRNLKSELEVVKITEIKEEQITYTIVDLSKNKTFVANGIITGIEKLRVPTMYKNNSGLIAKTKVK; this comes from the coding sequence ATGAAATTACATATAACTCTAATAACAATGATTTTAACGACAAATTTATTTTGTCAAGAGTTAAAAACGATAATTCCCATAGAAGGAGAAACATTTGACTTTGGAATTGAAGTCCAAAATGATTGGAAAAAAAGAGACCAACTATTAGAAGATTTAGCCAATGAAAAAAAGAGTTGGGATAATTTAACAGAAGAAGAAAATGAACTTTTTGAAAAATATGACGAAACCTATGAAAGTATGTGGGATGTCGAAGGAGGCGGTTGTAGTTGGTACTGTGGAGCTGGTGAATATAGCGTAACAACATCATCTGAATTATCGTCAAACGGTAAATTAGATTACAAAGCGAAAAACCTAACTGATTTTAGTTACCAAACTGCTTGGGTAGAAGGGAAAAAAGGCTACGGAATAGGAGAATTTATCAATTTTAGTTTTGCACCTACGCATCCAAGAGTAACAACAATAATCTTCGCTAACGGTTATGTGAAAAGTGAAAAGGCTTGGAAAGACAACTCGAGAGTACATAAATTAAAAATGCTTATTAACAATGAACCATATGCTATAATTGAATTAAAAGATATTTATTCAAAACAAATAATTGAGCTTGAAAAACCTCTAGGAAATTCAGATAGGAAAGATTTTGACAAATTAAAAGAGAAAGATAATTGGAATATAAAATTTGAAATCCTATCTATTTATAAAGGAGACAAATATGATGACACCGCAATTTCAGAGATTTACTTTGATGGTTTGGATGTTCATTGCTTGGCTAAAGGAACATTAATAACCATGAGTGATAGAACACTCAAAAAAATAGAAGATTTAAAAGTAGGAGACGAAATACTGTCTTATAACAAAGAGACTGGTGAATATGAAAGTTCTATCATAAAAGAATTAGCAAGTCAAATTCATAAAGACCTTATCAATATCGAGTTCTCAAATGGAATCCAATTAACCTGTACAAAAGACCATCCTTTTTTAGCAAAAAATCTTAGTTGGACTTCGATGAACCCTAAAAAGACAGAAAGAGACTATGAAATAAATGATGTAATACAACTTAAAGTAAGAACTAAAGTTAGAAATCTAAAAAGCGAATTAGAAGTTGTAAAAATTACTGAGATTAAAGAAGAGCAGATTACTTACACAATTGTTGACTTAAGCAAAAACAAGACATTCGTTGCAAACGGAATAATTACCGGGATTGAAAAATTACGTGTGCCAACAATGTATAAAAATAATAGCGGTTTAATCGCTAAAACGAAAGTGAAATAA